One Candidatus Goldiibacteriota bacterium genomic window carries:
- a CDS encoding rod shape-determining protein → MLDYFLGMFSNDMAIDLGTATTLVYLKGKGIVLKEPSIVALYKGREVIAVGNAAKEMVGKTPGDVQAIRPMKDGVIADFNVTEKMLRYFIVKVHNRHSLVSPRIAISVPKGVTPVERRAVRESAIQAGAREVYLIDEPMAAAIGAGLPVEDPVGHMVVDIGGGTTEVAVISMGGLVVFNSIRTAGDKFDDAITAYLKKAYNIHVGERTAEKIKIQIGCAIKLDKTEEMDVKGSDLTTGLPRTIRINSDEMAIAIEEPITKIIDGIKFTLEQTKPELAADIIDKGIVLTGGGAQLRNFDKKLREETGVPVHIGESPQECVVKGAGKMLEEQLDVLRRLSFEGEETHIAS, encoded by the coding sequence ATATTGGATTATTTTCTTGGAATGTTTTCCAACGACATGGCCATTGACCTTGGAACGGCCACGACGCTTGTATATCTTAAAGGCAAAGGAATAGTATTAAAAGAACCGTCAATTGTAGCCCTTTACAAAGGGCGCGAAGTAATTGCTGTGGGTAATGCCGCTAAAGAAATGGTAGGCAAAACTCCCGGCGATGTACAGGCAATAAGGCCTATGAAAGACGGCGTCATTGCGGATTTTAACGTGACAGAAAAAATGTTAAGGTACTTTATTGTAAAGGTTCATAACAGGCATTCGCTTGTAAGCCCAAGAATTGCCATATCCGTCCCTAAAGGCGTAACGCCGGTTGAAAGGCGCGCTGTACGCGAATCCGCGATCCAGGCGGGAGCAAGGGAAGTTTACCTTATTGATGAACCAATGGCGGCGGCAATAGGCGCGGGCCTTCCTGTGGAAGATCCGGTTGGCCACATGGTTGTGGATATCGGCGGCGGAACAACGGAAGTCGCGGTAATTTCAATGGGAGGCCTTGTTGTTTTTAATTCAATCAGGACTGCCGGAGATAAGTTTGACGATGCCATCACGGCATATCTTAAAAAAGCATACAACATCCACGTCGGGGAACGCACAGCGGAAAAAATAAAAATTCAGATTGGCTGTGCCATTAAACTTGACAAGACAGAAGAAATGGATGTAAAGGGAAGCGACTTAACAACAGGGCTTCCCAGGACAATAAGAATAAATTCGGATGAAATGGCGATAGCCATTGAAGAACCGATAACCAAAATAATTGACGGCATCAAGTTTACGCTTGAACAGACCAAACCGGAACTTGCGGCCGACATAATTGACAAGGGCATTGTGCTTACCGGCGGCGGAGCCCAGCTTAGGAATTTCGACAAGAAGTTAAGGGAGGAAACCGGAGTACCGGTTCATATTGGCGAGTCCCCCCAGGAATGCGTCGTAAAAGGCGCCGGCAAGATGCTTGAAGAGCAGCTTGACGTCTTAAGAAGGCTCTCTTTTGAAGGCGAAGAAACGCACATTGCTTCTTAA
- the rodA gene encoding rod shape-determining protein RodA, which produces MQKFRGFFKLTEKLRQYTKDMNPVLLGATILLMAIGLLGIYSAESDPGKVFFSKQSVWYGIGFILMIVVANINYNLVIAAANHFFVLFIFLLLLVLVVGHTSLGAQRWLKIGGHGFQPSEFMKLVVAATVVRFLVIKGKEAFSFKNLMLVLVIVLVPFFLILKQPDLGSALMLIPMTLAILFLGNIPVKKLSVILIIGILILPVAYYTLHDYQKQRLHTFVNPHLDPLGSGYNVIQSQIAVGSGEVLGKGWGKGTQSQLNFIPIKHTDFIFAVLAEEFGLWGGLIIIGIYLFLIMEALKIIKLCRFTGGKMLGGALVTMIFAQFFVNVGMNMGIMPVAGITLPLLSYGGTSVIVTMTALGMLQNIYREYIKAEK; this is translated from the coding sequence ATGCAAAAGTTCAGGGGATTTTTTAAACTTACTGAAAAACTGCGGCAGTATACAAAAGATATGAATCCGGTGCTTTTGGGCGCGACAATTTTGCTTATGGCAATCGGGCTTCTTGGTATCTACAGCGCGGAGTCGGATCCCGGCAAAGTGTTCTTTTCAAAACAGTCGGTCTGGTATGGAATAGGTTTTATTTTAATGATAGTTGTCGCCAATATTAACTACAACCTTGTGATAGCGGCGGCAAACCATTTTTTTGTATTGTTTATTTTTCTTCTTCTTCTTGTGCTTGTTGTGGGGCACACATCGCTTGGCGCGCAAAGATGGCTTAAAATTGGAGGGCACGGTTTTCAGCCAAGTGAATTCATGAAACTGGTTGTGGCCGCGACAGTTGTAAGGTTTCTTGTTATAAAAGGCAAGGAAGCATTTTCTTTTAAGAATCTGATGCTTGTATTAGTTATTGTTCTGGTTCCGTTTTTTTTGATATTAAAACAGCCTGACCTTGGAAGCGCGCTTATGCTTATTCCAATGACGCTTGCTATTTTGTTTCTTGGAAATATACCTGTAAAAAAACTTTCGGTAATTCTTATAATAGGAATTCTTATACTTCCTGTCGCGTATTACACGCTGCATGATTACCAGAAACAGAGGCTTCATACGTTTGTAAACCCTCATCTTGACCCGTTGGGTTCGGGCTATAATGTAATTCAGTCGCAGATTGCCGTTGGTTCAGGCGAGGTGCTGGGAAAGGGCTGGGGCAAAGGGACGCAAAGCCAGCTTAATTTTATACCCATCAAACATACGGACTTTATTTTTGCCGTGCTTGCCGAAGAGTTTGGGCTTTGGGGCGGACTTATAATCATAGGGATATATCTGTTTTTAATCATGGAAGCCCTTAAAATAATTAAACTGTGCAGGTTTACCGGCGGAAAAATGCTTGGAGGAGCCCTTGTTACAATGATATTCGCGCAGTTTTTTGTTAATGTCGGAATGAATATGGGAATAATGCCGGTTGCCGGCATAACATTGCCGCTTTTAAGCTATGGCGGAACATCGGTTATCGTCACGATGACGGCTCTGGGTATGCTTCAGAACATATACAGGGAATATATAAAGGCGGAAAAATAA
- the mrdA gene encoding penicillin-binding protein 2 yields MVKNDIRENIKSVYQNFLRVKFFGWMAGVAVILLAGRLFYLQVIKGAYYAKLAESNSVTFVRESAPRGYIYDRNYRAIVTNSPAYSAGIIPYYFKTNNKMEKVIREIADVLEIEPSEIEEKMKESGVHVFEPIILRRALTLKQLSELTEKTVEVNGITVLQEPQRQYPYGSLASHVIGYTGEITANQIKNTKYKGYRPGDIIGQTGIENYYDKILRGKDGLVYIITDAMGRQKKIAEKVESQQGKNIVLTIDFRLQKYAEQLMENTDFNGVIIAIEPKTGDILCMVSKPGYDLNNFSGRINAKYWKKILRDKANPLNNRAIQGLYSPGSIYKIVTGSGALNENIVKTDDAFFCEGIYWIKTWPYKCWKRTGHGWVSFYKAIEQSCDIYFYKVSLKMTVELLYKYSVMFGLGQKSGIDLPGEKSGLVPTREWKRRISRTPWFPGNTVMMAIGQGYITSTPLQILNIMAAMANGGYAMQPRLLKAVTMDNRRIFMNPEPKKLFEIEVKKENIKIMQAALKRVVNNWAGTGKASQVRGIEVAGKTGTVQNVHGDNHAMFSCYAPFENPEIAVYVLLEHGGGGGEAAAPIAGDLLDFYFRTLKEL; encoded by the coding sequence ATGGTTAAAAACGATATTCGCGAGAATATAAAATCCGTTTATCAGAATTTTCTAAGGGTTAAATTCTTTGGCTGGATGGCCGGGGTTGCCGTCATACTGCTTGCTGGGCGTCTGTTTTACCTTCAGGTAATCAAAGGCGCTTATTATGCCAAACTTGCGGAATCCAATAGTGTCACTTTTGTAAGGGAAAGCGCTCCCCGCGGGTATATATATGACCGTAATTACAGGGCTATTGTGACCAATTCCCCCGCGTATTCGGCGGGCATAATTCCATATTACTTTAAAACAAATAATAAAATGGAAAAAGTTATAAGGGAAATAGCGGATGTGCTTGAAATAGAACCGTCAGAGATAGAAGAGAAGATGAAGGAAAGCGGGGTACATGTTTTTGAACCCATAATATTAAGGCGCGCGCTTACCTTAAAACAGCTTTCTGAACTTACGGAAAAGACAGTTGAAGTAAACGGCATCACGGTATTGCAGGAACCTCAGCGGCAGTATCCGTATGGAAGCCTGGCATCCCATGTGATAGGTTATACGGGAGAAATCACGGCTAACCAGATTAAGAACACCAAATATAAGGGGTACAGGCCCGGTGACATCATAGGGCAAACGGGCATAGAGAACTATTATGACAAAATTCTGCGCGGCAAAGACGGGCTTGTTTATATCATTACCGATGCCATGGGAAGGCAGAAAAAAATCGCGGAAAAAGTGGAATCACAGCAGGGAAAAAATATTGTGCTTACAATAGACTTCAGGCTTCAGAAGTATGCCGAACAGCTTATGGAAAATACGGATTTTAACGGCGTTATTATAGCAATTGAACCAAAGACAGGCGATATATTATGCATGGTATCCAAGCCCGGCTATGACCTGAATAATTTCAGCGGCAGGATAAACGCGAAATACTGGAAAAAAATATTAAGGGATAAAGCTAACCCGCTTAACAACAGGGCTATACAGGGATTGTATTCGCCGGGGTCAATATATAAAATTGTAACGGGTTCCGGAGCGCTTAATGAAAATATAGTTAAAACTGATGACGCGTTTTTCTGTGAAGGAATATACTGGATAAAAACCTGGCCGTATAAATGCTGGAAAAGGACGGGCCACGGGTGGGTAAGTTTTTATAAAGCGATAGAGCAGTCCTGCGATATTTATTTTTATAAGGTTTCGCTTAAGATGACAGTTGAATTGCTTTATAAATACTCTGTTATGTTCGGCCTGGGGCAGAAATCGGGGATAGACCTGCCCGGTGAAAAGTCAGGGCTTGTCCCCACAAGGGAGTGGAAAAGAAGGATATCCAGGACGCCGTGGTTTCCGGGTAATACAGTTATGATGGCTATCGGGCAGGGTTATATAACAAGCACACCGCTGCAGATATTAAATATTATGGCGGCAATGGCAAACGGCGGCTACGCCATGCAGCCGCGCCTGTTAAAAGCCGTTACAATGGATAACCGCAGGATTTTTATGAATCCGGAGCCGAAAAAACTTTTTGAAATTGAAGTTAAAAAAGAAAATATAAAGATAATGCAGGCGGCTTTAAAGCGCGTTGTAAACAACTGGGCCGGTACGGGGAAAGCCTCGCAGGTCAGGGGAATTGAAGTGGCCGGCAAGACAGGGACGGTGCAGAATGTGCACGGTGATAACCATGCCATGTTTTCGTGTTACGCGCCTTTTGAAAATCCGGAAATTGCAGTGTACGTACTTTTAGAACACGGCGGCGGCGGCGGCGAAGCGGCAGCGCCTATAGCGGGAGACCTGCTTGATTTTTATTTCAGGACGTTAAAGGAGCTTTAG
- the mreC gene encoding rod shape-determining protein MreC: MKRRLKLSQKLFYAAVILMTIIAGIMAWKKGAAAPVVKAAHSVQQKTGDFVYYTSDTFNSIKQIFKSGRSLQYLTQKNMALDMENQSLRAELARLGRLKSLNDNEAYGKRVRTPANAISTGSGFIQFYALDKGANYGVEEGDGVFAPGGVLGRVSSVGASTCMVQLLTDVKSSISARVERSGVAGILIGAGNNICELKYVPKEEDIQLGDVILTSELGASFPAGIKIGEVTAVDKKSNNLSLVVRVKPYVNTNTVREVLVVRKK, translated from the coding sequence ATGAAACGCAGGCTTAAACTTTCACAGAAGTTATTTTACGCGGCGGTTATACTTATGACCATAATCGCCGGGATAATGGCATGGAAAAAAGGCGCGGCCGCTCCTGTTGTTAAGGCTGCCCATTCTGTTCAGCAGAAAACAGGGGATTTTGTCTATTATACATCAGATACTTTCAATTCCATAAAGCAGATCTTCAAATCCGGAAGAAGCCTTCAGTATTTAACCCAGAAAAACATGGCGCTTGACATGGAAAATCAGTCGCTTCGCGCGGAACTGGCAAGGCTTGGCCGGTTAAAATCATTAAATGACAATGAAGCTTACGGAAAAAGGGTAAGGACGCCCGCCAATGCCATAAGCACAGGCAGCGGGTTTATTCAGTTTTACGCCCTTGATAAAGGTGCAAATTACGGCGTGGAAGAAGGCGACGGTGTGTTCGCGCCGGGTGGAGTGCTTGGAAGGGTTTCAAGCGTGGGCGCTTCCACCTGCATGGTTCAGCTTTTAACGGATGTCAAAAGCAGCATCAGCGCAAGGGTTGAACGCAGCGGGGTTGCGGGCATTCTGATAGGCGCCGGAAATAACATATGCGAATTAAAATACGTCCCAAAAGAAGAAGATATTCAGCTGGGCGACGTGATTCTTACTTCTGAACTTGGCGCTTCTTTTCCGGCAGGGATTAAAATCGGCGAAGTTACAGCGGTTGACAAAAAAAGCAATAACCTTTCACTTGTAGTCCGCGTTAAGCCTTATGTAAATACAAACACGGTAAGAGAAGTGCTTGTAGTCCGTAAAAAATAA
- a CDS encoding Rne/Rng family ribonuclease has translation MKKIFINSEDFDTSVAIAEDGRLCNFFIEKKVYAKAGNIYKGKIEKLVAGMNFVFVDIGDSKPAFLSEREYFDSSNIAESGMLEDVSEAAVIKPQESITGIFEKGQEILVQVIKEPYQTKGARLTTNLMLPGYYVVYSPYLKQTGVSRRILDEGERDRLKTIIADAKNNIPGDYGIIARTQAEGADAAALQEEIRGLHEKWKAVKKAADSSRAPSQIYCEQNLPVKIVREYLDSNTSSIVTDSREIYEEMEKYLKTAYNRTVDLNLYEGNDPLFEYYNLQGQVEGIFSNIVSFKKGGYIKIDLTEALTVFDINSGKFKGAEDVEASLLAVNLHAAREIARQIILRNLGGLIVIDFIDMQSEENRKKVKEVMEQELAKSKMFHKVGNISEFGLMELTRKRDSRRVEDIYFEECPKCNGHGRILTDENICIKYMRKIKYECKKMLEENVAVLVPEKIKEKLQTEYIETLHEYEIKYKKNIILKTEG, from the coding sequence ATGAAAAAGATATTCATTAATTCGGAAGATTTTGATACGTCGGTTGCAATAGCCGAAGACGGCAGGCTTTGTAATTTCTTTATAGAAAAAAAAGTTTATGCCAAAGCCGGAAATATTTATAAAGGCAAAATAGAAAAACTTGTGGCGGGAATGAATTTTGTTTTTGTGGATATCGGCGATTCAAAACCGGCATTCCTGTCGGAAAGGGAGTATTTTGACTCTTCAAATATTGCCGAATCCGGTATGCTTGAAGACGTAAGCGAAGCCGCGGTCATAAAACCGCAGGAAAGCATTACAGGTATATTTGAAAAAGGGCAGGAAATTCTGGTACAGGTAATTAAAGAACCCTATCAGACAAAAGGCGCGAGGCTTACCACAAATCTTATGCTGCCCGGGTATTATGTGGTGTACAGCCCTTATCTTAAACAGACAGGTGTTTCCAGAAGGATTTTAGATGAAGGTGAAAGGGACAGGTTAAAGACAATAATAGCGGATGCAAAAAATAATATCCCCGGCGATTACGGGATTATAGCGCGTACACAGGCGGAAGGAGCGGATGCGGCGGCCCTTCAGGAAGAGATACGCGGACTTCATGAAAAATGGAAGGCGGTAAAGAAAGCCGCGGATTCATCGCGCGCGCCATCCCAGATTTACTGCGAGCAGAACCTGCCGGTAAAAATAGTCAGGGAATACCTGGATTCCAACACGTCATCAATTGTGACCGATTCAAGGGAAATATATGAAGAAATGGAAAAATACCTGAAAACGGCATACAACAGGACGGTTGACCTGAACCTTTATGAAGGCAATGACCCGTTGTTTGAATATTATAACCTGCAGGGGCAGGTGGAAGGAATATTCAGCAATATTGTTTCTTTCAAAAAAGGCGGATACATAAAAATAGATTTAACGGAAGCCCTGACTGTATTTGATATCAACAGCGGCAAGTTTAAGGGGGCGGAAGATGTGGAAGCAAGCCTGCTTGCGGTAAACCTTCATGCCGCAAGGGAAATTGCGCGGCAGATAATCCTGCGTAACTTAGGCGGGCTTATAGTGATTGATTTTATTGATATGCAGTCGGAAGAAAACAGGAAGAAGGTAAAAGAAGTAATGGAACAGGAGCTTGCCAAAAGCAAGATGTTTCATAAAGTGGGGAATATAAGCGAATTCGGGCTTATGGAACTTACAAGAAAACGCGACAGCAGAAGGGTGGAAGATATATACTTTGAAGAATGCCCCAAATGCAACGGCCACGGCAGGATACTGACGGATGAAAATATCTGTATAAAATATATGAGAAAGATAAAGTATGAATGCAAAAAGATGCTTGAAGAAAACGTGGCAGTGCTTGTCCCGGAGAAGATAAAAGAAAAACTTCAGACAGAATACATAGAAACACTTCATGAATACGAGATTAAGTACAAGAAAAATATAATATTAAAGACAGAAGGGTAA
- a CDS encoding TonB-dependent receptor: protein MKRLMLGLFAVIVFSAAATGFTSDYNSIQSIYESQGGNAAGDNAIQQVPQQQPGKNTGLYDFKPKAAVTPAADNSLGEIVVTARKMAEYEGLVTKSIDIISEEKIKASGAVKLEDVLSELPGLSVLKYGSYEGLASLNIRGASSRQSLVLYEGIPLNDIFTGGVDLNLVEMSGIGRVEVIKGGMSSIYGADAAAGVVNLLKEKKKMAIADISASFGSDNFQKYSLSSDYKIGGVKYSVTGNEEKSPGYMQNSGFFKRSAGARISFSGDAIDSKLSGYYIKREEGIPFNQFGPSPLAKQFDELFAVGAEETLKFNETKVVVSGYYRGGDLAFKNPDIYVDDRHIKNEGKVSVMSSYTAGPVNVYGGYEFSNKSAKSLKTGNKSTGNHAVLTNATAYLFEKLVLTAAVREDVHSVYGMVTSFSGGARYSIADSTDVFASVSQAFSEPTFGDLFWDETLDFGGYISTTKGNQALKPEKSMSYEAGITKKEGNISEKIVLYRRDVTDMIRWVTETDWATYDKSSAENLDRAVIMGAEVEAEFVLFDFITLTGAYSYLDARDKKTGKKLSYSPEDSVYAKAEFKLPFSTKLSAGVRYIDSRLDNAGEYMKEYYIYDLSVRHIISENASVFANVDNVLDNREYQVVNKYPMQGRTINAGVNLSF from the coding sequence ATGAAAAGATTAATGTTAGGTTTGTTTGCAGTTATTGTTTTTTCGGCGGCGGCAACAGGTTTTACCAGTGATTACAACAGCATTCAGTCAATTTATGAATCGCAGGGAGGTAATGCGGCCGGGGATAATGCAATTCAGCAGGTGCCTCAGCAGCAGCCGGGCAAAAACACGGGCCTGTATGATTTTAAACCCAAAGCCGCGGTAACGCCGGCGGCAGATAATTCACTTGGGGAAATTGTGGTGACCGCAAGAAAAATGGCTGAATACGAAGGGCTTGTGACAAAAAGTATTGATATAATTTCTGAAGAAAAAATTAAGGCTTCCGGAGCGGTCAAACTTGAAGATGTATTGTCTGAATTGCCCGGATTATCCGTTCTTAAATACGGTTCTTATGAGGGGTTAGCTTCGCTTAATATACGCGGCGCGTCTTCCAGGCAGTCTTTGGTCCTTTATGAAGGAATTCCGCTTAATGATATTTTTACCGGGGGGGTGGATTTAAATCTGGTGGAAATGTCAGGTATAGGAAGGGTGGAAGTGATAAAAGGCGGAATGTCTTCAATATATGGAGCTGACGCGGCAGCGGGAGTTGTGAACCTTCTTAAAGAAAAAAAGAAAATGGCAATCGCGGATATTTCCGCTTCTTTTGGTTCTGATAATTTTCAGAAATACTCCCTTTCATCGGATTATAAAATAGGGGGCGTGAAATATTCAGTTACAGGAAACGAAGAAAAGAGCCCGGGTTATATGCAAAATTCCGGTTTTTTCAAGCGTTCTGCGGGGGCAAGAATATCTTTTTCCGGGGACGCGATAGATTCAAAACTTTCAGGCTATTACATAAAACGTGAAGAGGGGATACCGTTTAATCAGTTTGGGCCGTCGCCTCTGGCAAAACAGTTTGATGAACTTTTTGCCGTAGGAGCGGAAGAAACACTGAAGTTTAACGAAACCAAAGTTGTTGTAAGCGGTTATTACAGGGGCGGCGACCTTGCGTTTAAAAATCCGGACATTTACGTTGATGACAGGCACATCAAAAATGAAGGCAAGGTAAGCGTAATGTCATCGTACACAGCAGGGCCTGTAAATGTTTACGGAGGGTATGAATTTTCCAATAAAAGCGCCAAAAGTTTAAAGACGGGCAATAAATCAACAGGCAATCACGCGGTGCTGACAAACGCTACGGCTTACCTTTTTGAAAAACTTGTTTTAACAGCCGCGGTAAGGGAAGACGTGCATTCGGTTTATGGTATGGTTACAAGTTTCAGCGGCGGCGCAAGGTATTCAATTGCGGACAGCACGGATGTTTTTGCCTCTGTGTCACAGGCGTTTTCCGAACCCACGTTCGGCGATTTATTCTGGGATGAGACTCTGGATTTTGGAGGTTATATCAGTACTACAAAAGGAAATCAGGCGCTTAAACCCGAAAAATCAATGTCGTACGAAGCGGGAATTACAAAAAAAGAGGGCAATATTTCAGAGAAAATAGTGCTTTACCGAAGGGATGTAACGGATATGATAAGGTGGGTGACAGAAACAGACTGGGCGACATATGATAAATCGTCAGCAGAAAACCTTGACCGTGCTGTTATAATGGGCGCGGAAGTTGAAGCTGAATTTGTGCTGTTTGATTTTATCACTTTAACGGGGGCATATTCTTATCTTGATGCAAGGGACAAAAAGACAGGCAAAAAACTTTCATACAGCCCTGAAGACAGTGTGTATGCAAAGGCGGAATTTAAACTTCCGTTTTCTACAAAACTTTCCGCGGGCGTAAGGTATATTGATTCAAGGCTGGATAACGCGGGTGAATACATGAAAGAATACTATATTTATGACCTTTCTGTCAGGCATATTATAAGTGAAAACGCGTCAGTATTCGCAAACGTGGATAATGTGCTGGATAACAGGGAATATCAGGTGGTTAATAAATACCCGATGCAAGGCAGAACCATCAACGCGGGAGTGAATTTAAGTTTTTAA
- a CDS encoding ABC transporter ATP-binding protein yields MYGIKLSSVIFKYGRDFTLDIDALEIPKGVLTVIAGKNGAGKTTLLKLIAGIAGRHEGSITVDGGEIEKISNTQRTKMFSYVPQSEEQEFAYTVKEIAAMGRRPHGSVLGFLNPKDIKAVDKALESADMADKSGREFRTLSGGEKRLALLARAAAQDAGTMLLDEPSAFLDIGHQAKVYEIIRGYRDEGRTVIMVTHDINAVFETADNVVLMNKGSVMAAGAAEDVLSENNIKEAYAFDGFGLSRNQITGKNNIFLKI; encoded by the coding sequence GTGTACGGTATAAAACTTTCATCTGTTATTTTTAAATATGGACGGGACTTCACGCTTGATATTGATGCCCTTGAAATACCCAAAGGCGTTCTGACTGTTATAGCGGGAAAAAACGGAGCAGGCAAGACCACGCTGTTAAAACTTATCGCGGGCATAGCCGGCAGGCATGAAGGAAGTATTACTGTTGACGGCGGGGAAATAGAAAAAATATCAAATACGCAAAGGACCAAAATGTTTTCTTACGTGCCGCAGTCGGAAGAACAGGAATTTGCGTATACGGTAAAGGAAATAGCGGCTATGGGAAGGCGTCCGCACGGCAGCGTGCTTGGATTTTTAAATCCAAAAGACATAAAAGCGGTGGATAAAGCGCTGGAATCGGCTGATATGGCGGATAAAAGCGGGCGTGAATTCAGGACACTTTCCGGGGGCGAAAAAAGGCTTGCGCTTTTGGCGCGCGCCGCGGCGCAGGATGCCGGAACAATGCTTCTGGACGAGCCGTCAGCTTTTCTTGATATAGGGCATCAGGCAAAGGTTTATGAAATAATCCGCGGTTATAGGGACGAAGGCAGAACCGTTATAATGGTTACGCATGACATCAACGCGGTCTTTGAAACCGCGGATAATGTTGTTCTTATGAACAAAGGCAGTGTTATGGCTGCGGGAGCGGCTGAAGATGTGTTGTCTGAAAATAATATTAAAGAAGCGTATGCGTTTGACGGATTTGGGTTGTCCCGTAATCAGATAACAGGGAAAAATAATATTTTTTTAAAAATATAA
- a CDS encoding iron ABC transporter permease: MKKGIIISLLIFCVLIITAGFSLCIGSAEISPSAVFSILAGGNQGTPDYMIITGLRLPRIILAVIVGAMLGISGAALQSLFRNSLVDPFITGISSGAALGASIGIISGFSFIIAPAFAGAMLAVFFVYTVSIKDGRVNSSRLLLTGVMTGTMLSSAVMLLSAVNSRDIVKVIYWLMGDLSGSNYQQIKGAAILLLAALAAGIFFANDLNIMSAGEETASTLGVNPEFLKLFYFILASIVTAAAVSLSGVIGFIGLVVPHAVRKFTGPDLRLLLPASALSGALFLLICDTIARTVFLPGELPVGVITGLIGAPIFIILAKRVK, encoded by the coding sequence ATGAAAAAAGGAATTATAATTTCTTTATTAATTTTTTGCGTGCTTATTATTACTGCCGGTTTCTCTTTATGTATTGGTTCGGCAGAGATATCGCCGTCAGCGGTATTTTCCATACTGGCAGGCGGTAATCAGGGAACGCCGGACTATATGATAATAACCGGATTAAGGCTGCCAAGGATTATTCTTGCCGTTATCGTGGGCGCTATGCTTGGCATAAGCGGGGCGGCGCTGCAGTCGCTGTTCAGGAATTCGCTGGTGGACCCGTTTATTACAGGCATCTCTTCCGGCGCCGCATTGGGCGCTTCAATAGGGATAATATCAGGCTTTTCTTTTATAATCGCGCCGGCGTTTGCGGGCGCCATGCTTGCCGTATTTTTTGTTTACACAGTTTCCATTAAAGACGGCAGGGTGAATTCATCACGCCTGCTGTTAACGGGCGTAATGACGGGCACAATGCTGTCTTCGGCTGTGATGCTTTTAAGCGCGGTAAACAGCCGTGACATAGTAAAGGTTATTTACTGGCTGATGGGCGACCTTTCAGGAAGTAATTATCAGCAGATAAAGGGCGCGGCAATACTTCTTTTAGCGGCCCTTGCCGCGGGAATTTTCTTTGCCAATGACCTTAATATAATGTCCGCGGGAGAAGAAACTGCTTCCACCCTTGGCGTTAATCCGGAATTTTTAAAACTGTTTTATTTTATTTTGGCTAGTATTGTAACCGCGGCCGCGGTCTCTTTAAGCGGGGTGATAGGATTTATAGGGCTTGTGGTGCCGCATGCTGTCAGAAAGTTTACAGGCCCGGATTTAAGGCTGCTTTTGCCGGCTTCCGCTTTATCCGGCGCGCTGTTCCTGCTTATATGCGATACCATTGCAAGGACGGTGTTTCTTCCGGGCGAGCTTCCGGTAGGGGTTATAACAGGGCTTATTGGCGCGCCTATATTTATAATTCTGGCAAAAAGGGTGAAATAA